The Herbiconiux sp. A18JL235 region GCTGGCGGTGATCGTCGCGGTAGCGGTGGCTCCGGCCCTCGCCCTCGGCCTCGGCTCGATCGCCTACGCGCGCACTCTGTTGCGCGGCATCTACGCGGAGCGCCTCACCCAGGCCGAGCAGAGGGAACAACAGTACGAGGAGGTGCGCGGCCGGTTCGTCGACGACGACCTGATGGGGGAGATGGGGGCGCTGCGGGAGGAGATCGTGCCGTTCCTGGCGCGCATCCGTCTCTCGGGAACCCTCAGCCCCGAAGACCGCGTGCGCGCGGGGGAGCTCGCAAGGAGCCTGCAGGCCGCGATCGCCGAGACGCAACAGCTCGACTCGCTGGGCGATCACGTCGACCTCCTCGTCGATGAGAGCGGTCTCTCACCGCGCCTCCACGAAGACGACCGGGCGACGCTGCGGGCGTTGCTCGTGGCGGTGCAGTCGTCGCCGCACACCCGCCCGGGGTCGATCATCCTGGAGCTGGTGGAGGGGGAGGACGACCGCTTCGGCATGCTGCGCTGCTCGAGCTCCGACGTGCGCGCGCTCCGCTCCGCCGTGCTCCCGTTCATCAGGATGACCCGGCTGATGATGCGCACCACCTCGGAGGAGGTGCAGGGCGACGAACTGCTGGTGCAGTTCGACATCGACCGCGTCGCGTGAGCCCGCGAGGGGTCGTGTCCCGGTGCGGAACCGCATCGAGTGGCGCTACTCCTGCTGCGCCGCGACCCTCGCCATGTCGAGCAGGAAGGTGCGCACCACGAGGGCGGCGCGGGCGTCGAGGCCGGTGGCGACCGCCATCATCCGGCGGTGCATCTCGCCAAGGGTCTGGCGCACTTCGTCGTCAGAGCCGGGAGTCGCCGTCACAGCGAGCGATCGGCGGTCGGTGGGGTGCGGGTGACGGGAGAGGTGGCCGGACTTCGTGAGGCGATCGAGCATCACGGTGACGGAGGCCGACTTCATGCCGAGGTGATCGGCGAGCGCCCCGGGAGTGACGACGCGCCCTTCGCGTTGGGCCTTGAGAAGGAAGCGCAGGGCGGTGAGGTCGTTCTCGCCCATCTTCATCGACTCGCGCGTGCGGCGACGCATCGCCTCTTCGGCGGCGCGGTAGGCGCGCAGTTCGGTCAAGACCTCCAAGCTGCGCCTCGAGGCCTGCGGTTCAGCGCCGCTCATCGCGATCGAAGACGTGCGAGTCGACCTGGTCGACGGCGTCTCTCATGCGGGTGAGAAAAGCCACGACGGTCTCGGCGTCGTCTTCGGACAGGCCCTCGATGATCTGCAGCAGCTCGGGCCGGGCGTCGCCCAGGGCTGCCGCCTCGAGCTCGCTGCTCGGTGTGCTCGGCACGATGATGAGCGCCCGACGGTCGAACGGGCTGGGCTGCCGGGTGAGGTGGCCGTTCTTCTCGAGGCGGTCGAGGAGGACAGTGATGGAGGCGCTCGTGATGCCGAGGTACTGCGCGAGCTCCTTGGGCCCGACGGCCTTGCCCTCGGCGGTGGCGCGCAGCAGGTAGCGCATGGCGATGAGGTCGTTCTCGCCCATGCCCATCGAGGCTTGGGAGCGGCGTCGCATGGCGGACTCGGCGGCGCGGTAGCTGCGCATCGCCTCCAGCACGTCTACTCCGCGCTGGTGTCCGGCATCATCGGCGTACCAGTAGTGGTTGGCCGACTCGGGGCGGTCGGTGGTCATCCTGTTATCGTAAACCCACTCGTTCGGGAACGGACTACGCGGCGGAGAGCAGTTCGGTGGGAACGGTGCTCTCGAAGGGAGCGCGCAGGAGTGCGGCGGCCTTGCCGAGCGAGAGTGCCTGCCCGGCCTCCACCGCCCGGTCGTAGCGGGTGCCCGAGAGGGCGACGTAGATGGAGCCGGCTCGCTCGACGAAGCCGAGGAAGCGCTCGCCGCACAGCACCTGGTACACACCCGAGTCGAGGCGCGCGACCGTGTAGGTCTCGCCGTTGGAGATGAGTTTCATGGTGTTCATGACTGCCGCCTCTCGTTGCGTCTGGCTCATTACTAGATAGCCTAACTAGTAGTTGGCAAAGAATCTTGGGGTTGACGGAATTCGGTCGCATCCGCTACGGCGCGAGCGGGGGTTTCCCCGTCGACCTCCGGCGAAACGCCGTGGTATTCACTACGCTAGCGACACGTGTAGTCGAGAGATCCGATCCGGCTCCACGATGTTCTGGAGGTAAGCCCATGGGTGATGTCTTCTCGACCGGCAGCGACGGGGGTGCCAGCTACTCGCAGCAGAGGCGGGCGCGCATCCGAGCATCCGAGGTGCGCAGGCGTGTGCTCGATGTCGCTCTCGAACGGGTGGAGGGCATCGGGCTCACCATCGGTTTCGAGCACATCGTCATGGACGATCTCATCCGCGAGGCGGGGGTTCCCCGGAGTTCGACCTACCGCCTCTGGGACTCGAAGGAGGCGTTCGTCGCCGATCTGCTCGTCGAGATCGCCTCCGAGACCTCGAACAAGCTCGCCGACAACGAGACCCTCGCCATCAGCGAGGGCATCCTGTTCGCCAACATCGACCGGTTGCGCAGCACCGACGACCGCGTGCGCGTGATGTACGAGGTCATCAGGGTCGCGCTCGAGCACAATTACCGCGCCGTCATCGAGTCGGTGCCGTGGCAGTCGTACGTGGGGCTCTCGGCGACGCTCCTCAGCCAGATGGAGTCGTCGGCCCGAGAGGACATCGAGCAGGCGCTGCGGTCGGGCAGCTCCGACTTCATCGACCGCATGGCCGAGTTCCACGGCTGGTTCTCGGGGATTCTCGGCTATCGGCTGAAGGCGGAGTGGGACGGCGACTACCGTCCCTACGCCGTCGTCATCTCGGCGGTGGTGGAGGGGCTCGGCCTCCGGCATCTCGGCAACCCGCAGCTCGTCGACGCCACCTACCGGGGCCCGGCGACGATCGCCTCCGACGACCCGGAGTGGGCGCTGCCCGCGATCGCGCTGGTGGCCATCCTCGAGCGCTTCCTGGAGCAAGACCCCGACTACGACGTCGAGGCCACCGTGGCGCTGCTGGAGGCGATGAAGGCGCAGCGGGAGACCGGTGCGGTCACCGGCATACCCGGCGGCTCCGAGTCCGATTCCGAGGGAGAGCAGGCCGAGGGGGAGCAGGCCGAGGGGTCAGGCGATGGCGCACGTGCCGACGGCTCCGACGGCGATGCGCCCCCGCACGGAGTCGGCGTCGCGCACGAGCGCGGCTGACGCGGCGGTGAGCAGCTCCTCGTAGGGCACACCCGCGGCCACCACCACACCGAAGCTCGCCGACGACGCGTCGTCGATGCCGGTCGTCTGCGTCTCGTACTCGCGGTGCAAGGCGGTGGCGAGCCGGTGGGCGGTGGCGAGCAGCGGCTCCAGCGATTCCGAGGCGTCGTCGGCCCCGAACATCAGCAGCCAGCGGTCTCCGTCGACCCCGATCACGGCGCCGGCGGGAGCGTCGCGCACGACGAGCCGGGTGAGGGTGCGCTGCAGCTCGCGGCCGTGGGCGACGCCATAGGCGCCCCGCAGCTCGCCGAGCAGGTCGATGGTTCCCACCAGGAAGGCGGCGCGGGGCAGCTCGGTGAGCCGTCGTCGCGCGAGCTGATCGAAGGCCTTGGCGCCGAGCACCCGTTCCCGTGCGCCGCTCGGGTCGCGTCGGCTGAGGCCGCGTCGAGCATCCTGAACCCTGATGGCGATGATCCCCGCGCCGCCGAGAACCACGAGAACCAGGTTGATGCCGGTGGCCCCTGCGCTACCGAACACCCCCTCGAACAGCGGATGCCCGGGGCCGGCGACGAGGTAGGCGAGGCTGCGCAGAACGACGTAGACGCCGTGCACGGCGAGTGTCCCGGCGAGCACCCACGCACCGGCGAAACGGCGCAGGCGCGGGCGCAGCGACTCCGCCACGACGAGCACCGAGAACAGCGCGAGCCCGAGCATCTTCTCGGGGGCACCCGCCCACCTCGATCCGTCGTGGGAGGGCAGGGCGGAGACGACTCCGACGAGCAGCGCGACGGCGCCGACGCCGAGCACGAAGGGTCGCCGCCCGTTGAAGGCGCGGCACCCCATCCACACCGAACCGAGCGTGAGCACCATGGCCGCGTTGCCCACCGCCACCGACCACCAGATGTCGTGACTGCTGCCCGACACGTAGTAGGCGACCGAGCAGAGCACCGCCGACACGAAGGTGAGTGACCAGTAGCGCCCGGCGTCGTCGGCGGGTCGGCGGAGCTTGTCGACGAAGAACACGGCGGCGAGCGGGATGATCGTGAAGCTCATCGCCGCCAGCAGCGTCGGGTAGTCGAGGCCCATGCCCGGATCCTCCCTCGTCGTGGGCGGGAGCGGTGCTCAGCCCCGCCGGCCGCGACCGCCGATCGCCGTGGCGCGGCCCAGGGCCACCAGGGCGATTCCCGCGGCGATGATGACCGCCATGCCGATCAGACCGCCGGAGGCGCCCGTGACATCGGCGCCGGTGTCGGCGAGACGGTTGCCGCCGCCGGCATCAGGAGTCGGAGTCGGGGTGGGTGAGGGTGTGGGAGCCGGGGCGGGCAGCGCGGCGAGCGCGTTCACCGCCTCGACCCGGCCGGTGCCGGTCACGTTCTCCCGCGAGACGTTGCGGATGCGCTGCTCGGGCATCGCCGTCGCGGTCGACACCAGGGCGTGGCGCAGCTGCTCGGCGGTGGCATCGGGGGAGTACTCCAAACCCAGCGCCGCGACCGCGCCCGCGTTCGGCGTCGCAGCCGAGGTGCCGCCGAAGCGGAACTCGCGCTTCGCGCCGGCGGGGAAGAAGGTCGTCAACGACTGGTCGACCGACACGACATCGGGCTTCGACCTCGTGACCGGGTCGATGATCGGCACCGGCGTCGACTTCGTACCCGTCGCTGGCTCCCACAGGTAGCGCACGGGGCCGACTCCGGAGTAGTCCTCGATCACGTCGGGGGTGAGCACCGACGCCGCTCCGACCGTCAGCACCGACTCGTCGCCCGCGTGGCCCCAGATGCTCGGGCCGATGGTCACTCCGTCGGCCCAGCCCCGCCCGTCGCCGAGGCTCGACACCCCGCCATCGTCGAGCATGAACTGGATGCGCACCTCGGGTGTGCCGGGGTGGAAGCCCTCGAGATGAAGCCTCACCAACGCGAACGTGAAGCTGGCCGGGTTCTCGATCCCCGCCGGCGGAGCGAACTCCGTCGACGCGTACGGCGTGGTGGTCTCGGCCCCAGGGCTCTGCGGCACGAGGGCGGTACCGTCTTCGTCGAGGGCGATGATGAGGAAGACGGTCTCGACACCCCAGACCGGCTCGGCCCACTGCGCCTTGATCGTGCCGGCCAAGGTGCCCTCCGGCGTCAGGGGCAGGCCCATCGTGGCGCGGAGCAGCGGGTCGTGCCCTTCGCGCGCGAAGTTCTGGCAGTCGACGACGAGCTCGGGCTGCTGCACGACCGCGCGGGCCTCCTCGGCAACGATCTCGGGGCACGGGCCGAAGCTCGAGACCTTCGTGGTCCACGATCCCGTGCTCTGGTCGTCGCGGAACCCGGGCTCGGTGCCCTGGCTGGCCTGACCGATGCTCGATTGGTTCTGCGCCGCCGAGAGGTAGAGCACACCCTGCTCCACGGCCTTGCGAGCGCCGGTGCCCACCACGCCCTCCTGATAGAGGGGCTCGTCGGGGAAGGTCGCGTCGTCGACGATGATGTCGGCGCCCGCCTCGACGAGCCGGTTGATGTTGTCGGCGTACGCCGCCTCGTTGGCCCCCGCCGTCGCGAACATGAGCTCGGCGCCTGGTGCCACACCGTGCACCAGCTGAGCCATGGCCCTGCCTTCGTCGGTGTTGGTGAGCAGCTTCGGGTTGCCGTCTTCGATGATGAGGATGTCGGTGGTGTACCCGCAGGGGTTGGTGCTGCCGGGCAGCGCGCCGGCGGCGATGTCTTCCGCCATCGTGCGGTAGGGGTCGGTGACGACGGCGAAGGAGTCGGAGATGATGCCGACCTTCACGCCGGTGCCGTCGACTCCGAAGCGTTCGCGGGCGGCAGCGGAGTTGAGCGCGCCGGGTGCGTCGGCTTCGACGTCGAGCGGGTTGCAGGCCGTGTTGCCGGAGGACGCCGGCGCGGAGGCGATCGTCGCACTCGCCGAGTGGCCGAGAACGGGCTGCTGCACCGGCCTCACCGAGACCACGCCGGGCAGGGCGGCGAGCTGCTCGAACGCCGTCGGGGCGGCCGTGACGACGATGGTGGGCTGCGAGGTCGTGACCGTGAGGATCTCGCCCGAGCCGGCCACCGCATCCCGAGCGGCGTCGAGCGCGTCGGCGCTCGCGAACAGCACGGTCACGGGGGTGCGGCCCTGGTCGTCGAAGGTGAGGCCGAGGGTGGGGTCGAGGGTGTCGCCGATCGCAGCGCTCCCCGAGCCCTCGGCGCCGCCCGTTCCCGAGGCCTCGTCGGCGAGCAGGGCGAGGCTCTGCGCGAGCACCTCGACCCGCGGTGCGGGCGCGGGGGGAGTGGTCGTCGCGAAGGCGGGCGCCGCGCCGGCGGCCGCGAGGAGAAGGCCGAGGCCCAGTGCGGTGGCGGCGGTGCCGAGCACTCCGCGGTGTGAGCGGCGCGCCCCGGCGCCGGTCGAGTCTGTCATCTCTTTCCATCCCCCTGTGTCGCGCATCGCTGCGCACTCGATCGTAGCGACGGCGGATGGCCCGCTGGGGCGGCAACGTGATTCCCCGTGGCGCTCCGGATGCGCGGATTAACGACACATGAGGTGACGAGAACGACGTGGTTCTCGGCTGCCGTTCAGGTGCCGCGGGGTCGCGGTGAGGCTGGTGCACCAGGCGGCGGAACGACCGCCTCAGCCCGACACATCCGTTAGATCCCAGGGGAACTCATGACCGAACTCGAGCCCACCGGCACCGACCTGAAGAGCGGCGTCGACCGCCGCACCGTGATGAAGGGGGCCGCCTGGTCGCTCCCCGTCATCGCCCTCGCCGTGGCGACTCCCGCCGCATCGGCGTCGGGAACCACCGACATCGGCGCCTACGCCCTCAACGGGTCGTGCGGCACCCTGGGCATCCTCGGCCCTGGCTTCACGCTGACGGCCGGCGCCACGGAGCCCATCCCGGCCAACACGACCGTGCTCATCAACGGAAGCGGCGTCGCCAACATCGGCGTCTTCTCCGTCTCGGGCGGCACGGCGAACGTCGCCGTGCTGAGCGGTACCAGCCGCCTGATCACCCTCACCTCCGCCGTGCCCGCGGGTGCCACCATCTCGTTCCGCACCACGCTCTCGATCACCGTCGCGTTCACGCTGAACGCCACGGCGACCCTGCCCACCGGCTACGTGGGCACGGGCGGCAAGCCGGCCGGTTCGGTCACCTCGACCCTGGTGCTCTGCTCCACCACCTGACCGGTGGCTCACCCCCGTGGCCGCCCGCGATCGTCACGATCGTCGGCGGCCACGGGTGTCTCCGCCCGCTGCAGCCCTTCCGGCACACTCTCCGCCGGTCGACTCCAGGAGAAGCCTCACCATGACCACCGCCGTCGGCACCGCACTCGCGCTCACCCTCGCCGTGGTCTTCGGGTGGAGCGGCGTGGCCAAGCTCAGCACGCCTGGGTCGACGCGGAGGTCGCTCGAGGAGTTCGGTGTTCCCGGCCGCGCCGCCGGGTGGGGTGCCTGGGCGCTGCCTCTCGGCGAGTGCACGATCGCCATCGTGCTGATCGTCGTCCCCGGCCCCGCCTTCATCGTCGCCGGTGCCGCCTCGATCGCACTGCTCGTCGTGTTCTCCGTGGCGCTGGCCCGCGTCGTCCGTGCCGGTGAGGCGGTGCACTGCAACTGCTTCGGGGTGGCGTCGACCGCACCCGTGAGCTGGCGGAGCGTGGTGCGCAACCTGGCGCTGGTCGTGGTCGCGGGCGGCGCCGTGCTGCTCGGCGGCGACGCGGTCGCTCCGACGGTCGCGGGCTTCGCTCCCGCCCAATGGACTGCGTTCTTCGCCACGACGACGCTCGTGCTCGCGGTCGTGGCGGTCGTGGCGGTGGCCACGCGGGCCCGCGCCGGTCGGGCCTCGACGGCGGGTGAGGCGCAGCAGGGGGTCCTGGAACAGGGGCCCGGCCGCGACGGCGCCGAGTGGCCGGTTCCCGACCTGGAGGTCACCGATCGAGGCGGCCGGGCCGTCGAGCTCGCCACCATCGCGTCGGCGCGGCCGACCCTCCTCGTGCTGCTCTCCGCCGACTGCACGCCCTGCACGACCGTCGCCGCCCGGCTCGACGGGTGGGCGGATGCGGTGGGCGCATCCGTCGGCGTCGCCGTGCTCACTTCAGCCGAGCCGCGCACCTTCGCCGAGCGGTATCCGCACCTCGGCGCCCCGGTCTACTACGGCTCGAGATCGTTGATGGCGGCGGCGCAGATCGCCGGACTCCCGGCGGCACTCCTGCTCACGCCGGCCCGCACGGTGGCGGCCGGCCCGGCCCAGGGAAGCGACGAGGTGGCGGAATTGCTGAGCGCGATAGGCCATGTCATCGGAGTCAATACCGATGTACTACCGGTTTCACACCATGAAATCGCCACCTGATGATCGGATTGACGACAGGCGTCGCCTCCCGGGCCTCCCCGGGATCCACGACTGTGCACATCATCAGCAGCGGGAACGGCGATTTCCCACGGGTTCATGAACGGGGTTCATTCATGAGTACGACTGATTCACCACTCCGGAGGTCGCTGGCCGATCTTCCGCGGCCCTCCACGCGCGGCACGATCGCCATCGGCGACACCGAGGTGTCGATGCTCGAGGTGCCGGCCGGCGGCACACCCCTCCGCAAGATCTGCCGCAACACGCCCAGTTCGGTCGAGTTCGTGTTCCCGCTCGACACCACGGTCGTCGTGCGCGACGAAGAGCGGGAGGAGAGCGCGGTGCGGGCCGACGAGGCGCTCGTGCTGATCGGCGCGCGGCGCTACGCGGTGTTCTCCGCTCAGCGCTCGGTGGCGGTCGCGGTGACGGTGCCGCGGCTGGCGGTCGACGAGTACGTGACGGATGCGGGACGCTCGACGATCATCCGCGACTCGGCGGTGCTGGGGCCGGTGAAGAAATTCCTCGGCGGCGTCATGGAGACGCCTGGCGAACTCGAGCGGCTGTCGGCGTACTTCCTCGAGAAGCTGCTGTGGGAGATGACGGCGTCACTGCTGCTGGAGAACCGGGGCGCCGGAGGCATCGCAGCGCCGGCGCCGGGCCTCCTCGACCGGGCGATGGCGCAGATCGCCGCGTACCGCACCGACCAGAGCCTCACCCCGACGGTGCTCGCGCAGAGCCTCAGCATCTCGATGCGGCAGCTGCAGCGCATCTTCTCGAGCATCGGGTCGACGCCGTCACGTGAGATCCGCCGGCACCGCGCCGAGCTCGCCGTGTCGATGCTGAAGAACCCGGCGTTCCGGGTGCTCAACATCACGCAGGTCGCCCACCACAGCGGGTTCGCGGATGCGGCCGATCTGCGGCGGGCGTTCGAGGCGCTGGGCTACTGCACTCCCTCCCAGTTGAGGGCTCGCGGCGCCTGAGCCAGAAGCGATAGCCTCGGCGCGTGGGGGAGACCCGGGCTGGCGGCAAGGCCGAGAAAGCAGCGATCGACGAGCGGATCGCCGCGGTGGCGCGCGACGAGTTCGGATGGGAGACGCTCCGCCCCGGTCAGCTCGTCGCGGTGCGAGCGGTGGTGCAGGGGCACGACGCGCTCGCCGTGATGCCCACCGGGTACGGCAAGTCGGCGATCTACCAGCTCGCCGGTCACCTGCTCGACGGGCCCACGGTCGTGGTGTCGCCGCTCATCTCGCTGCAGGCCGATCAGGTGCGCAGCATCCGTTCCCGCACCGGCGACGGGCGCGAGGCGGTGGCGGTGAACTCGGGGCGCTCGAAGAGGGCGAACGACGAGGCTTGGGTGTGGGTGGCGAACGGGTCGGCGGAGTTCGTCTTCCTCGCCCCCGAGCAGCTGGCGCGAGACGAGGTGGTCGAGCGGTTGCGCGACCTCGGGGTGAGTCTCTTCGTCGTCGACGAGGCGCACTGCGTCACGTCGTGGGGGCGCGATTTCCGGCCGGCCTATCTGCGTCTGGGGGCGGTCATCCGTCGGCTGGGCGGGCCGCGCATCCTCGCCCTCACCGCCACCGGTTCGGCGCCCGTGCGCGACGAGATCGTGCAGCGGCTCGGCCTTCGCGAGCCGGAGGTGTTCGTGCACGGCTTCGATCGGCCGAACATCCGCCTCGCCGTGGAGCGGCACGAGAGTGAGCACGAGAAGGAGCGGGCGGTGCTCGAGCAGGTCACGCGGCTGGCGCCGCCCGGGCTGGTGTATCTCGCCACGCGGGGTGACACCGAGCGGGTCGCCGATGCGCTCGGCGCGACGGGGCTGCGCGCTGCCGCCTACCACGGAGGGCTCGGCGCACGGGAGCGGGCGGAGGTGCACGAGCTCTTCCAGGCGGGCGGGCTCGACGTGGTGGTGGCGACCTCGGCGTTCGGCATGGGGATAGACAAGCCGGATGTGCGGTTCGTCGTGCACGGCGACGTCACGGAGTCGCTCGACAGCTACTACCAGGAGCTCGGGCGGGCGGGCCGCGACGGCGAGCCCGCGTTGGCGACGCTGCACTACCGGCCCGAAGACCTGGGGCTGCGGCGGTTCTTCGCCGGCGGTCGGGTGTCGGAGGAGCGGGTGGGTGACGTGGTGGAGGCGCTGCTCGCGGGTGGCGGTGGCGTCGATGGTTCGGCCGTGCGTTCCGTCTCGGACCTCGTCGAGGCCACGGGCCTACCCGACCGGGCGGTGGAGAACATCGTCAACCTGCTCGTCGAAACCGGGTTGCTCGCAGAGGAGGGGGAGGGGGTCGTGCTCGCCTCCGCGGTGACCCCGGAACAGGCGTTCGACGCCGTCACCTCCGCGCGCGAGCGCCAAGAGCGCATCGACACCTCCCGCATCGTCCTCATGCAGGGGTACGCCGAGACGCGTGGCTGCCGCCGCCAGTTCCTCCTCGGCTACTTCGGCGACGACCTCGCCGCGCCCTGCGGCAACTGCGACGTCTGCACCCGCCGCGGCTGGGGCCCGGGTGGAACGGATGCGCGTCCCGGGCTCAGGGGCGATGGTGCTGCCGGTGTTGCCGACGCCTCGGTGCCGACCCCAGAGGCCGGCGGGCTCCCGGAGGCTGGTGCGCCCACTGCGCCACCGTACGCCGAGGGCGACGACGTCATCCATGTCGCCTGGGGCCCGGGCGAGATCGTCTCCCTCGACGGAGACCGCCTCACCGCCTACTTCCCCGCCCAGGGCTACAAAGTCCTCTCCCTCGACGCCGTCCTCACCCGCGATCTCCTCCGTCCCGCCGCCCCCGAGTAGTGGCAGTGCCCTCCGCCGGCCGCAGGAGAAGCAGCCGCTCGGTAGGCTGGCGCAATGAGACTGCCCGTGAGAGCGACGTTGTTGGCGGGCATCCCTCTGGTGGTGATGTCGACGATCGGTGTGGTGCTGCTGGCCCAGGGCAAGACCGACGACGGGCGGGCGACCCTCGCCGTCGGGGTGATCGTCGCTGCGACGGCCGGCGCATCCGTCGTCTATCAGGTCGAGCGGTGGAGTTTGCGCACGCAGACGGCCGTGCACTTCGCGATCATGCTGGTGACTGTGCTCCCCGCCCTCCTGCTCAGCGGATGGTTCCCGCTCGACACCGCCTGGGGATATCTCGCCGTCGTCGCGACCTTCCTGGCCACGGGTCTCCTGCTCTGGATCGTCTTCTACGTCATTTTCACCAAGCTGGTCCCGAAGAGGGGCGGCGGCGCTGACGGGGTCACCGAGGCTCCGACACGTCCTCGATGAATCCGCGCAGGTCGGCGACGACGTCTTCGAGGTCGACGGAGTTCGCCGCCGCGAGATGAGCCGCGAGCCACGAGATGCACACCACCGCGGCGCCCACGACGTCGCTCGGCTCAGGCTGTTCCCGACCGTCGGGCCTCTCATCCGTGCCCTCGGTCAACGCCTCCAGTGCCACGGCCATCGCCGAGATGTTGGCCTCCATCGACTGGCCGCTGCTCTGCGAGATCACCGCGTCGAGCAAGACCCTCGCGGCCAGAGCACCGAGGCGAGGAATCTGAGCGTCGTCTGTCACCTATCACCCCATGAGAATCGTGGTGATAACCCTACGCTGCGCCCGTGCGCGAGGAAACGGCACGATTATCCGAAAAGCGGCCGATCGATGCCCATTTAGCTCTCAAATCCGCCGACAGTCTGAAAATCACTGTGTCGCCGAATGAAATACCGGCATGCTGGGGTCACGCCCAGCGACCCGTGCGCGAATTGTACACGTGTCGAGTAGTGAGACCCACGCTCTTCGACAGGCGCTGGCCGATACTGGAGACGAACGGATGACCGCATACTCAGGCCCGGAGGCACCCTCGAACGAGCCCGACGGGTTCGATGACGCTCACGATGCCCCGACCGAAGACCAGCGGATGCACGACGCCGCCTCGTGGATGTCCCGCGTCGTCGCCCGCGTGCCCGACCCCAAGGGCCCCCCGCTCCCCGGAATCGTCAGCCCCCTGCAGTTCTCCGCCGAGTTCGCCGTCAATGCGAACTCGGGAATCGTGAGCGTCACCCTCGGCAACGGCCGGGTGCGTCTGAGCGGCGGAGGCCTCGGCCCGTCGTCGGGTGCGCTCCGCATGTCTCTGCGCTGGACGGACGGCTTCCTCGCCCACGGCCTCGTCGTCGACGACGTGCTCGATGGTGGGTGGCGTGTGGTGTCGGTGTCCGACCGCGGCGCCGAGTTCACGGGCCCCTCGCTCGTCGCGAGCGCGCGAGAGGTCGAGGTGCCCACCATCACCATCCTCAAGACGTCGGAGCCCGAGCCCACCGACGAGTTCACGGCCCGCATCTGGGGTGAGGCGCCGGAATGCCGCGGTGCGAGCATCCGCGGCTGGTCCTGCACCGAGTAGCGGCCGCCGTCAGCCTTCGTCGGCCGCGTCTGCCTGCTCGAGGTGAAGCTCACGGAGCCGCCGCAGTGTCGCCCGGTTCACGCTCAGGTTGGTGAGTCCCGTCACCGTCATGACACCGGCCCAGGCCAGCTGCCACCACTTCTGCTGGGAGACGGCGTAGAACG contains the following coding sequences:
- a CDS encoding MarR family winged helix-turn-helix transcriptional regulator, translated to MTELRAYRAAEEAMRRRTRESMKMGENDLTALRFLLKAQREGRVVTPGALADHLGMKSASVTVMLDRLTKSGHLSRHPHPTDRRSLAVTATPGSDDEVRQTLGEMHRRMMAVATGLDARAALVVRTFLLDMARVAAQQE
- a CDS encoding MarR family winged helix-turn-helix transcriptional regulator — its product is MTTDRPESANHYWYADDAGHQRGVDVLEAMRSYRAAESAMRRRSQASMGMGENDLIAMRYLLRATAEGKAVGPKELAQYLGITSASITVLLDRLEKNGHLTRQPSPFDRRALIIVPSTPSSELEAAALGDARPELLQIIEGLSEDDAETVVAFLTRMRDAVDQVDSHVFDRDERR
- a CDS encoding TetR/AcrR family transcriptional regulator, which codes for MGDVFSTGSDGGASYSQQRRARIRASEVRRRVLDVALERVEGIGLTIGFEHIVMDDLIREAGVPRSSTYRLWDSKEAFVADLLVEIASETSNKLADNETLAISEGILFANIDRLRSTDDRVRVMYEVIRVALEHNYRAVIESVPWQSYVGLSATLLSQMESSAREDIEQALRSGSSDFIDRMAEFHGWFSGILGYRLKAEWDGDYRPYAVVISAVVEGLGLRHLGNPQLVDATYRGPATIASDDPEWALPAIALVAILERFLEQDPDYDVEATVALLEAMKAQRETGAVTGIPGGSESDSEGEQAEGEQAEGSGDGARADGSDGDAPPHGVGVAHERG
- a CDS encoding S8 family serine peptidase, translated to MTDSTGAGARRSHRGVLGTAATALGLGLLLAAAGAAPAFATTTPPAPAPRVEVLAQSLALLADEASGTGGAEGSGSAAIGDTLDPTLGLTFDDQGRTPVTVLFASADALDAARDAVAGSGEILTVTTSQPTIVVTAAPTAFEQLAALPGVVSVRPVQQPVLGHSASATIASAPASSGNTACNPLDVEADAPGALNSAAARERFGVDGTGVKVGIISDSFAVVTDPYRTMAEDIAAGALPGSTNPCGYTTDILIIEDGNPKLLTNTDEGRAMAQLVHGVAPGAELMFATAGANEAAYADNINRLVEAGADIIVDDATFPDEPLYQEGVVGTGARKAVEQGVLYLSAAQNQSSIGQASQGTEPGFRDDQSTGSWTTKVSSFGPCPEIVAEEARAVVQQPELVVDCQNFAREGHDPLLRATMGLPLTPEGTLAGTIKAQWAEPVWGVETVFLIIALDEDGTALVPQSPGAETTTPYASTEFAPPAGIENPASFTFALVRLHLEGFHPGTPEVRIQFMLDDGGVSSLGDGRGWADGVTIGPSIWGHAGDESVLTVGAASVLTPDVIEDYSGVGPVRYLWEPATGTKSTPVPIIDPVTRSKPDVVSVDQSLTTFFPAGAKREFRFGGTSAATPNAGAVAALGLEYSPDATAEQLRHALVSTATAMPEQRIRNVSRENVTGTGRVEAVNALAALPAPAPTPSPTPTPTPDAGGGNRLADTGADVTGASGGLIGMAVIIAAGIALVALGRATAIGGRGRRG
- a CDS encoding MauE/DoxX family redox-associated membrane protein, with the protein product MTTAVGTALALTLAVVFGWSGVAKLSTPGSTRRSLEEFGVPGRAAGWGAWALPLGECTIAIVLIVVPGPAFIVAGAASIALLVVFSVALARVVRAGEAVHCNCFGVASTAPVSWRSVVRNLALVVVAGGAVLLGGDAVAPTVAGFAPAQWTAFFATTTLVLAVVAVVAVATRARAGRASTAGEAQQGVLEQGPGRDGAEWPVPDLEVTDRGGRAVELATIASARPTLLVLLSADCTPCTTVAARLDGWADAVGASVGVAVLTSAEPRTFAERYPHLGAPVYYGSRSLMAAAQIAGLPAALLLTPARTVAAGPAQGSDEVAELLSAIGHVIGVNTDVLPVSHHEIAT
- a CDS encoding helix-turn-helix domain-containing protein; the encoded protein is MSTTDSPLRRSLADLPRPSTRGTIAIGDTEVSMLEVPAGGTPLRKICRNTPSSVEFVFPLDTTVVVRDEEREESAVRADEALVLIGARRYAVFSAQRSVAVAVTVPRLAVDEYVTDAGRSTIIRDSAVLGPVKKFLGGVMETPGELERLSAYFLEKLLWEMTASLLLENRGAGGIAAPAPGLLDRAMAQIAAYRTDQSLTPTVLAQSLSISMRQLQRIFSSIGSTPSREIRRHRAELAVSMLKNPAFRVLNITQVAHHSGFADAADLRRAFEALGYCTPSQLRARGA